A single genomic interval of Cucumis sativus cultivar 9930 chromosome 5, Cucumber_9930_V3, whole genome shotgun sequence harbors:
- the LOC116403701 gene encoding proline-, glutamic acid- and leucine-rich protein 1-like, translated as MGLLVLGRSFNLLHDDNTEAVLDNAVNLLCTLIDFFPFTIHRHYDSAEAAIVSKIFSGKCSSNMLKKLAHCLASLPKSKGDEDSWSLLIQKILLSINSHLNEAFQGIGEDSKGIEVVRLLILPGKDPPPPLGCCSQSEGSLDKIKKSSERMLTSSISTLMVCCSTMITSSYNHQVAVPIRPLLALVERVLTMDGSLPPTSVPFMTSLQQESMCLELPVLHSVSLDLLVAIIKSLRSQLLPHAASIVRLIVKYFKKCVSAELRVKVYAVAKSLMTSLGVGMAASLSRDVIDNVLGDLNPVNNESSDPSNVNPKDTQRDLPQHHNKRKRPSVPTSMKGQHERNEPEDITSSCSYTSVHLRIAALEALKTLLTSAGALRSEEGWRAKVEHLLITTATSSLQWPRASDDTFFQANESIEVWVDYQLAAFHALLASFLSAVHVRPLALAQGLELFRKGKQENGTKLGEFCAHALLAMEVLIHPRVLPLSDFLPLRLSSPEPQAAFKFQEDLYFNSNDSRKLLKVGPQSMEQMASEALISDDVVDNNEMTYSTSNDIEKEPSANGIANIEMPKRTEQATAAAISEVGVVAEDDVEFANASMNSSPMSSKSDKIEDFGRDSSSNLLLEDDFPDIIDADPDTDYEE; from the exons ATGGGACTTCTTGTGCTGGGAAGGTCATTCAACCTGTTGCATGATGATAATACTGAAGCTGTTTTG GATAATGCGGTTAATCTGTTATGCACCTTGATAGATTTCTTCCCCTTCACAATCCATCGTCATTATGACTCT GCCGAAGCTGcaattgtttcaaaaatattttcaggGAAGTGTAGTTCTAACATGCTGAAG aagcTTGCCCATTGCCTGGCATCACTTCCAAAATCAAAAGGAGACGAAGATAGCTGGTCTTTACTAATTCAGAAGATTTTGTTATCCATCAATAGTCACTTGAATGAGGCCTTCCAAGGCATCGGTGAAG ATTCAAAAGGCATTGAAGTTGTAAGGTTACTGATTCTACCAGGAAAAGATCCTCCACCACCTTTAGGTTGTTGTTCACAATCAGAAGGTTCCTtggacaaaataaaaaagagctCAGAGCGGATGTTAACATCTAGTATTTCAACCTTGATGGTTTGCTGTTCCACAATGATAACAAGTTCATACAACCATCAG GTGGCAGTTCCCATTCGCCCGTTATTAGCTCTTGTTGAGAGAGTGCTGACGATGGATGGTTCTTTGCCACCCACTTCAGTGCCATTTATGACATCTCTGCAGCAAGAATCAATGTGTTTAGAACTTCCGGTGCTGCATTCAGTCAGTTTGGATCTCCTCGTTGCCATCATTAAGAGCCTTCGCAG TCAATTGTTGCCACATGCTGCATCAATTGTACGACTCATTGTGAAGTACTTCAAGAAGTGTGTCTCTGCAGAACTGAGAGTAAAAGTCTACGCAGTTGCTAAGTCATTGATGACGTCTTTGGGTGTTG GAATGGCTGCATCTCTTTCTCGAGATGTGATTGACAATGTACTAGGTGATTTGAACCCTGTAAATAATGAGAGTTCTGATCCATCTAATGTGAATCCAAAGGACACGCAAAGAGATTTACCGCAACACCATAATAAGAGAAAACGCCCTTCAGTTCCCACTTCCATGAAAGGGCAGCACGAGAGGAATGAACCAGAGGACATTACCAGCAGCTGTAGCTATACCTCAGTCCACTTGAGGATAGCTGCACTTGAGGCTTTGAAGACTCTTCTTACATCG GCTGGTGCTTTGAGATCTGAAGAAGGATGGCGTGCAAAAGTTGAACATCTTTTAATAACAACTGCAACATCTTCTCTTCAATGGCCACGAGCCTCGGACGACACCTTTTTCCAAGCCAATGAATCTATTGAGGTTTGGGTGGATTATCAGTTGGCGGCATTTCATGCACTACTGGCTTCTTTTTTGTCTGCTGTCCATGTACGCCCACTGGCTTTGGCTCAAGGTCTCGAGCTCTTTCGTAAAG gTAAACAAGAAAATGGAACCAAACTTGGTGAGTTTTGTGCCCATGCTCTCTTAGCCATGGAGGTTCTAATACATCCGAGGGTCCTTCCCCTCTCGGATTTCTTGCCATTGCGCTTGAGCTCTCCTGAACCACAAGCTGCCTTTAAATTCCAGGAAGATCTGTACTTCAACAGTAACGATTCTAGGAAATTGTTGAAGGTCGGCCCGCAAAGCATGGAGCAGATGGCCTCCGAGGCTCTAATTAGTGATGATGTGGTAGATAACAATGAAATGACGTATAGCACCTCAAATGATATTGAAAAGGAGCCCTCTGCAAATGGCATAGCGAATATAGAAATGCCCAAGAGAACCGAACAGGCCACTGCAGCAGCCATCTCAGAAGTAGGGGTTGTAGCGGAAGATGACGTTGAATTTGCTAATGCAAGTATGAATAGTTCCCCCATGTCATCAAAATCAGATAAAATCGAAGATTTTGGACGGGATTCGAGCTCGAATTTATTGCTAGAAGATGACTTTCCTGATATTATTGATGCAGATCCTGATACAGACTATGAAGAGTGA
- the LOC116403955 gene encoding uncharacterized protein LOC116403955 — MVLLDNSLPDGSGSKIIVCDTSECRLPAIRLADIPVNLPAEEYSSIKVAIKQRPQKWSQLARDASANSSKTRDSKSVEERKEEYNKASAQIFNSSSNSGCHASEKVDADPRPQDSYRGCLSAAKVEEKMILGVPDINFSRGLIDCSTSSSRINRR; from the coding sequence ATGGTTCTATTGGATAATAGTTTACCTGATGGGTCTGGTTCCAAAATTATCGTTTGCGATACTTCTGAATGTCGTCTTCCAGCTATCCGCCTTGCAGATATTCCTGTAAATCTACCAGCAGAGGAATATAGTAGCATAAAGGTTGCTATTAAACAGAGGCCACAGAAGTGGTCCCAACTAGCAAGAGATGCAAGTGCAAATTCATCAAAAACGAGGGATTCCAAAAGTGTGGAAGAGAGGAAAGAGGAGTATAATAAAGCTAGTGCTCAAATATTTAACTCCAGCAGCAATTCAGGCTGTCATGCAAGTGAGAAAGTAGATGCTGATCCTAGACCACAGGATAGTTATCGTGGTTGTTTGAGTGCTGCAAAGGTTGAGGAGAAGATGATTCTTGGAGTTCCtgatataaattttagtaGGGGTTTGATTGACTGTTCCACGAGTAGCAGTAGAATAAATAGAAGGTAG